A single window of Toxoplasma gondii ME49 chromosome Ib, whole genome shotgun sequence DNA harbors:
- a CDS encoding hypothetical protein (encoded by transcript TGME49_208400) — protein MEAVCAIHELFSSCRGDSWPFVSVQAIKQLVKHHLRQTAALDDEELESVLRKAFPESDKCHGEVDFLSFWKGMEALLAALGLQQATVAGDIRLECMQFFRDRVLSLAEEKRGRRQAAEREKKKSRSGDSKRAELCLPLGAVVLTKQEILEVVRETGRRRLGGISARRRTGSFETKWGSGDPETELFWEQVYSDASRIDDGAGVSVVDLSAMVFDFLHAYVEQSRHEAREEDPSEPEGERSGRFDRYARTVSEDEMERTESRITTLSAPTSGEAEERGRDREEERAGGGGGGGGEEGEDEEPGEEDMTSRRRVRRKHLGRANRGGHVLAEMRGGKFDEQIEVSRGESEDDRDYAESGDEGGESFHESSQAFDEYRSSSASASFSGRKWRGEVKREDVDFSRARTWGQGTSFASSVRHSRTQSAPSYSLEANHRPFLRPVPESPSRSRSSSVCAPASSSPSFLGSRASEASNAASPASYSPTASPPASPASPCSSFAFSPSSSSFSASSSASFSASSSASFSASSSTSFSAVAGRGESRRRGQKNLEGDTALGQVSSVLSRSQQDSTDSEAEPGEKTGTNEFHSPTFGSEKYLSGVEARARPEYSGERGEKTGSGVEEQNNHSEETDARRREHKSVKPQTPSRLNACDRNFFDAPPWAEGEHAEQGEEARDRGDREAEEGREEMEAEAGKEEGEEEREEGEKEREEGEERREVGEEEREEGERAEEMREAGEAEEAGGIEMNEGRSDIAHDFPLSLGHPRDGEEESGEEMHGSPRRVLASQLGEALLRLQETCAVSLGRSRETEPATQLKNSRKFVEAALEAFDRLQTQAVQTEEELNTVKRSASRLRREKCQLLERLRRIETKVDDAAEDAPEIETLRERLLYFQDQVETQKRQLSEKEDLLRKATEERDSLQERTASLQRQCTKKVEETTRDTQQRLQQQEDELRALKEEKAALEEELWCTAERLRLSQAASVAAATPRQEGRRVSDASQDGDSACTLRIQLQELQDLRQSMELEVEAKDALIHRLQRQTEELQQKILDLDVKLRQASGLVLQLRRARDDLLNTHEKWRKDATRQREKLLNAFQAAAASSDTLFSNARSSATLTEAVVASADERMTLLQKDQEICRLQDTLAATQGHIRQLEQFIDGMRRERQPSRPASKLALSPDFSFRPRAASPASLASSLRSDLSLSSLNTLSGAPQRPAVVARRGPGPREGDRGKARGNGDEEERENGEEQKEENEDEEERENGEEQKAENKDEEERESSHGRAASLSNEPSRSSSTLEQRKDGEEWGDKDQRGEERRREETKETGDGEHGQGSLGTLEVTNETMRSVADSANEIEETEQKEATDVGSLCKSAVASASLRPATEGKRETFQTGFEADELGDTLQPSVSSNSTATSRSFPLSVEKIGIVGEASLVSPFAGEAPASAGSAGALGKETQPPAAMRQSPTSASDGFTRDISTKDLPGQLDEARDTEETRHAPENSGEGEGAGGEKEETTGDAEGGMETRVSEEGPVAVIASPGRLTGETLRALDKEEGEERFEFRKKRKLKLKRDEWDLSQSGSNSSYTSFLVDVSVAGSEDEGVASLRRHAVPLSPALSRLSIETHGSGPLTHLNRRERAKRREKKTPRASDFVSASTATLPTHPRDDSGKPSSRSDVTSSDNDEPKARKSKNALFSALGLSRHPVTGSRGQEKREKEGRERLEPGGEDGEGGGLGRRSKSQRRLEGLTSQASLRRGHLTRDSLRSSENEEEKERRHAQVGQREAEGANARRMRCAAPDAARKVKDVRKKQKDGDAEDDRVSIRSVPAEWRTQRLDSRRSSVKSAEFVSFRAHLSSPSLPRLASGMPPLSAGGSLPPHLSSAASSHGVSGGPGERRTLGLPRAYAPLSSFRSEGAEKREAEESQASAPSQKRLSRLSSKMSDFFQDTQRANSAELSHVPTFASRSLSRDFLGGPSAAEAAPSGLRLSSGTSVGVHVLSSPKTPESSGSAAPRSVSRSLASSSLSVSSPSSKGSAFFFAEEGTTGNSMHPALPGGTHDTCDASPSLSLSPSLKALSEKPVVRLERRS, from the exons GCATGGAGGCGCTCCTCGCGGCTCTGGGGTTGCAGCAAGCGACCGTGGCCGGAGACATACGCctggagtgcatgcagttttttcGGGATCGCGTCCTGAGCCTCGCTGAGGAGAAGcgcgggaggagacaggccgcagagcgagagaagaagaaaagccgatcaggagacagcaagaggGCCGAGTTGTGTTTGCCTCTAGGCGCTGTTGTCCTGACCAAGCAGGAGATTCTGGAGGTGgtaagagagacaggaagacgaCGGTTGGGGGGCATAAGCGCAAGACGAAGGACAGGGTCTTTCGAGACAAAGTGGGGTAGTGGAGACCCGGAGACAGAGCTCTTTTGGGAGCAAGTCTACTCAGATGCGTCTCGAATAGACGACGGAgccggcgtctccgtcgtcgacCTCTCGGCCATGGTTTTCGACTTCCTCCATGCGTACGTGGAGCAGAGCCGCCacgaggcgcgagaagaagacccgAGTGAaccagaaggagagagaagcgggagatTCGACAGATATGCACGGACAGTTTCTGAAGACGAGatggagaggacagagagtcGCATCACGACCCTGTCGGCGCCCACATCAggcgaagcggaagagagaggacgagaccgtgaagaagagcgagcaggcggaggagggggaggagggggagaggagggagaagacgaagagcctGGTGAAGAAGACATGACAAGCCGACGACGGGTGAGGCGCAAGCACTTGGGACGTGCAAACCGCGGTGGGCATGTACTGGCAGAGATGAGAGGGGGAAAGTTTGACGAGCAGATCGAAGTGTCTAGAGGGGAGTCTGAAGATGACCGAGACTATGCCgaaagtggagacgaaggcggagagagtTTCCACGAGTCTTCTCAGGCGTTCGACGAATATCGGAGCTCCTCTGCATCAGCATCTTTCTCAGGACGAAAATGGCGAGGAGAAGTGAAAAGGGAGGATGTCGATTTCTCTCGGGCGAGAACCTGGGGACAAGGCACTTCATTCGCCTCGAGTGTGCGTCACTCCCGGACACAGTCTGCGCCTTCGTATTCACTCGAGGCGAATCACCGaccgtttcttcgtcctgtTCCCGAatctccttcgcgttctcgttcctcttctgtctgtgctCCAGCCTCTTCGTCACCATCTTTTCTGGGATCTCGAGCGTCCGAAGCTTCTAacgctgcttctcccgcctcttaCTCTCCCAccgcttctcctcccgcatctcctgcttctccttgctcttccttcgctttttccccttcttcctcttctttttctgcctcttcttccgcttcgttttctgcctcgtcttccgcttcgttttctgcctcttcttccacttcatTTTCTGCCGTGGCGGGGAGAGGAGAATCTCGACggcgaggacagaagaaTTTGGAGGGAGACACCGCGCTCGGACAGGTTTCGTCCGTGCTTTCGAGGTCGCAACAAGACAGCACAGACTCAGAGGCAGAAccgggagaaaaaacagggaCTAACGAGTTTCACTCGCCTACTTTCGGCAGCGAGAAATATCTGAGCGGTGTGGAGGCGCGAGCAAGGCCAGAATATTcaggagaaaggggagagaaaaccggTAGCGGTGTGGAGGAACAGAACAATCACTCGGAGGAAACAGATgcaagaaggcgagaacacAAAAGCGTCAAACCCCAGACACCCTCACGCCTCAATGCATGCGATCGAAACTTCTTCGACGCACCTCCCTGGGCGGAGGGAGAACATGCtgaacagggagaagaagcaagagaccgaggagacagagaagctgaagaaggacgagaggagatggaggcagaagcagggaaagaggaaggagaagaagagagagaggaaggagaaaaagagagagaggaaggagaagaaaggagagaggtaggagaagaagagagagaggaaggagagagagcagaagaaatgcgagaggcaggagaggccGAGGAGGCTGGCGGAATAGAAATGAACGAAGGTAGAAGTGACATCGCTCATGATTTTCCACTTTCCCTTGGGCATCCCCGGgatggcgaggaagagagtggagaggaaatgCACGGCAGCCCTCGGCGAGTACTTG CGTCGCAGTTGGGCGaggctcttcttcggcttcaaGAGACTTGTGCCGTGTCTCtcgggagaagcagggagaCCGAGCCCGCAACTCAGTTGAAAAACTCACGGAAATTCGTCGAGGCGGCGCTCGAGGCCTTCGACCGACTGCAGACACAGGCTGTACAGACGGAGGAG GAACTCAACACTGTGAAGAGAAGCGCAAGCCGCCTGCGTCGAGAGAAGTGCCAGCTCCTGGAGCGTCTTCGGCGCATCGAGACGAAAGTTGACGACGCTGCAGAG GATGCACCGGAAATCGAGACACTGCGAGAGCGGCTGCTCTACTTCCAAGACCAAgtcgaaacgcagaagcgacagctGAGTG agaaagaagatctTCTTCGAAAAGcgacggaagaaagagacagtctCCAAGAGAGAACCGCCTCGCTG CAAAGACAGTGTACAAAGAAAGTCGAGGAGACGACTCGCGACACACAACAGCGCCTCCAGCAACAAGAGGACGAGCTTCGAGCGCTCAAAG aagagaaagccgcCCTCGAAGAGGAGCTCTGGTGTACGGCGGAGCGTCTCCGCCTGTCGCAGGCAGCGAGTGTGGCGGCGGCAACGCCTCGACAAGAAGGTCGGAGAGTTTCGGACGCCTCTCAAGATGGagacagcgcatgcaccttGCGGATTCAGCTCCAGGAATTGCAGGACTTACGACAAAGTATGGAACTGGAGGTAGAGGCGAAAGACGCTCTCATCCACAGGCTCCAGAGGCAAACTGAGGAGTTGCAGCAGAAG attcTGGACCTCGACGTGAAGCTCCGACAGGCTTCTGGGTTGGTGCTTCAGCTTCGTCGGGCGAGAGACGACTTGCTGAATACACacgagaagtggagaaaagacgcgacgcgacagagagaaaagctgcTGAATGCTTTTCAAGCCGCGGCCGCCTCTTCAGACACTCTGTTCTCGAACGCTCGCAGTTCAGCGACGTTAACGGAGGCCGTCGTGGCGTCTGCCGACGAGCGCATGACTCTGTTGCAGAAAGACCAAGAAATCTGCAGACTCCAAGACACACTGGCTGCGACCCAGGGACATATCCGACAACTCGAGCAATTCATCGATGGAAT GCGGCGTGAGCGGCAGCCGTCTCGTCCCGCTTCGAAactcgctctttctccagATTTTTCTTTTCGGCCAAGAGCagcttctcccgcctctctcgcctcctctctaAGATCGGACTTGTCGCTCTCCAGTCTGAATACTCTCTCTGGGGCTCCGCAGCGGCCTGCGGTGGTGGCTCGACGCGGGCCGGGACCGAGGGAGGGGGATCGAGGGAAAGCGCgcggaaacggagacgaggaagaacgagaaaatggagaagaacagaaagaagaaaacgaagacgaggaagaacgagaaaatggagaagaacagaaagcagaaaacaaagacgaggaagaacgagagtcTTCGCACGGGCGCGCTGCGAGCTTAAGTAATGAACCATCTCGGAGTTCCTCTACTCtcgagcagaggaaggatgGCGAGGAGTGGGGAGACAAAGAtcaaagaggagaagaacgtaggagagaagagacgaaagagacaggggacGGCGAGCACGGCCAGGGATCGCTAGGAACTCTGGAGGTGACAAACGAGACAATGCGATCCGTGGCAGATAGTGCGAACGAAattgaggagacagaacagaaggaagcaaCGGACGTTGGCAGTCTTTGCAAGAGTGCAGTTGCTTCGGCGTCCTTGCGTCCTGCAACAGAGGGCAAACGCGAAACTTTCCAG ACGGGCTTCGAAGCTGACGAGCTTGGAGACACTTTGCAGCCGAGTGTTTCTTCCAACAGCACCGCCACTTCGCGCTCCTTCCCGCTTTCTGTGGAGAAGATAGGGATAGTTGGCGAGGCTTCTctggtgtctcctttcgctgGCGAGGCGCCGGCGAGTGCGGGGTCTGCCGGAGCTCTCGGCAAGGAGACACAACCGCCAGCGGCGATGCGACAGAGCCCAACTAGCGCGTCGGACGGCTTCACCAGAGATATCTCAACCAAAGACCTGCCCGGACAATTGGACGAAGCAAGAGAcacggaagagacgagacacgCACCAGAGAACAgtggcgaaggcgaaggggctggaggagagaaggaagagacaacagGAGATGCGGAAGGAGGAATGGAGACACGCGTTTCAGAAGAAGGGCCGGTGGCCGTAATTGCGTCGCCCGGTCGTCTTACGGGTGAAACGCTCCGAGCActcgacaaagaagaaggcgaagaaagattCGAGTtcaggaaaaaacgaaaattGAAACTCAAAAGAGATGAATGGGACCTCTCTCAGTCAGGCTCCAACTCCAGCTACA cgTCTTTCCTAGTGGACGTCAGTGTCGCTGGCTCGGAAGATGAAGGTGTCGCTTCATTGCGACGGCACGCTGT GCCTTTGTCTCCGGCTCTCTCGCGCCTGTCCATAGAGACCCACGGAAGCGGCCCGCTGACGCATCTGAatcgcagagagagggcgaagcgaagggagaagaagaccccTCGCGCAAGCGACTTTGTCTCCGCTTCGACAGCCACGCTGCCGACGCATCCACGTGATGACAGCGGAAAGCCGAGCTCGCGATCTGATGTCACCAGCTCAGACAACGACGAACCAAAAGCAAGGAAATCCAAGAATGCCCTTTTCTCAGCCTTGGGCCTCTCTCGACACCCAGTCACGGGCTCGAGgggacaggagaagagagaaaaagaggggagagagaggctaGAGCCGGGGggggaagacggagaaggaggcggtTTGGGGCGCCGGAGCAAGTCACAAAGGAGGCTCGAGGGCTTGACTTCCCAGGCCAGTCTTAGGCGAGGGCACTTGACGCGGGACAGCCTCCGGTCgagcgagaacgaggaagagaaagagagacgacacGCTCAAGTCGGGCAACGAGAGGCGGAGGGAGCCAATGCTCGACGAATGCGGTGTGCAGCACCAGATGCCGCGAGGAAAGTCAAAGACGtccggaagaaacagaaggatGGAGACGCTGAAGATGACAGAGTCTCCATTCGGTCAGTGCCTGCCGAATGGCGAACACAGCGTCTCGACAGTCGTCGGTCCAGCGTGAAGAGCGCCGAGTTTGTGAGTTTCCGTGcgcatctctcttctccgagtCTCCCGCGCCTCGCATCTGGGAtgcctcctctgtctgctggTGGATCTCTTCCACCtcacctttcttctgcggcttctAGCCACGGCGTTTCTGGTGGCCCTGGCGAAAGAAGGACCCTCGGGCTGCCTCGAGCCTACGCtccgctgtcttctttccgtagtgaaggcgcagagaagagagaagcggaggagtCTCAagcgtctgcgccttctcagAAACgcctgtcgcgtctctcaAGCAAAATGTCAGACTTTTTTCAGGACACTCAAAGAGCCAATTCCGCAGAGCTTTCACACGTTCCCACATTCGCCTCGAGATCTTTGTCTAGGGACTTTCTAGGCGGGCCTTCTGCCGCCGAGGCCGCTCCTTCAGGTTTGCGACTTTCCAGCGGGACATCTGTCGGCGTCCACGTGCTTTCTTCCCCGAAGACTCCCGAGTCTTCTGGCTCCGCGGCTCCTCGTTCTGTGTCACGGTCTCTCGCGTCATCCTCTTTGTCGGTCTCTTCACCTTCATCAAAGGGCAGTGCGTTCTTTTTcgccgaagaaggaacaacAGGGAACTCAATGCATCCTGCCCTGCCCGGAGGCACCCACGACACTTGTGacgcttccccttctctttcgctctccccGTCGCTCAAGGCGCTGTCTGAAAAGCCGGTAGTTCGTCTTGAAAGGCGTTCGTAG
- a CDS encoding hypothetical protein (encoded by transcript TGME49_208390), which produces MEDAANGDSQLSAGVDAPRSNVEEDSGDAETLAKTRCIVRFFANNSPPDQLKSVVEDCEMLAADGNLMDYDFLEGVLETAHDETLALFAFAPGEGQPVVQGIMCREGKLGDNVYLYPPAKLTVTISHSTCALLLPPRPASPSCFPEELEPYRQALEDTFSCYVGLRYSDDSVEPRRSAVRTRHASAVYSRVLSENEKETTEASDASSSGESDTYVPPQSSSAVAFVKEGGGKVYKLTAAMSLRHSNAESCWAAARTSYWEVYFSVATQRLVIEGEVRLRSHTCEDWNAQVDYRRRFVSREAAAGKGETVGTDNSEEREQKNGNDTPQTAEHLPPEARAKGVSEKHGKRVADWQEGLYVENCRDVEDPTALARHVIEFIKTKETDVLSDEKHYFHVYVPDTLRSLRRVLSLTGRSFDWQQQSLQL; this is translated from the exons ATGGAAGATGCGGCAAATGGAGACTCTCAGCTCTCTGCTGGAGTTGACGCCCCTCGCTCAAATGTAGAGGAAGACTCTGGAGATGCTGAAACGCTGGCGAAAACCCGATGCATTGTTCGCTTTTTTGCGAACAACAGCCCTCCTGACCAACTCAAGAGCGTCGTGGAAG ACTGCGAAATGCTGGCGGCAGATGGAAATCTGATGGATTACGATTTCTTGGAAGGCGTTTTGGAAACTGCGCATGACGAGACACTTGCCCTCTTTGCCTTTGCCCCAGGTGAAGGTCAACCCGTCGTCCAG GGGATCATGTGCCGCGAGGGCAAACTCGGAGACAACGTGTACCTCTATCCGCCGGCGAAGCTGACCGTCACGATCTCCCATTCCACCTGC gctcttcttctccctcctcgtcccGCGTCGCCGTCATGCTTCCCGGAGGAGCTTGAACCTTATCG GCAAGCGCTTGAAGACACCTTCAGCTGCTATGTCGGTCTGCGCTATTCCGATGATTCCGTGGAGCCCCGTCGCTCCGCGGTTCGGACGCGCCACGCCTCGGCTGTCTATTCGCGCGTTTTGTCAGAAAatgaaaaggagacaacggaAGCCTCGGACGCTTCTTCAAGCGGCGAGTCCGACACTTACGTCCCGCCTCAGTCGTCTTCAGCTGTTGCGTTCGtgaaagaaggaggaggaaaagtCTACAAACTGACAGCCGCCATGTCGCTGAGACACAGCAATGCCGAAAGCTGCTG GGCGGCGGCGCGGACGTCGTACTGGGAAGTTTATTTCTCCGTGGCGACTCAGCGCTTGGTGATCGAG gGCGAAGTGCGTCTGCGTTCCCACACCTGTGAGGACTGGAACGCCCAAGTGGACTACAGGCGCCGCTTCGTTTCGCGCGAGGCAGCAGCCGGAAAGGGGGAGACAGTAGGTACAGACAActcggaagagagagaacagaagaacggTAACGACACACCTCAGACTGCCGAGCACCTGCCACCGGAAGCTCGAGCGAAAGGAGTGTCTGAGAAGCACGGAAAACGCGTTGCTGATTGGCAAGAGGGCCTCTACGTGGAAAACTGTCGAGATGTCGAGGATCCCACGGCCCTTGCCCGGCACGTCATCGAGTTCATCAAAACCAAAGAAACGGATGTCTTGAGCGATGAAAAGCACTACTTTCATGTTTATG taCCGGATACCCTGCGATCGCTTCGTCGTGTTCTCTCCCTCACAGGGAGGAGTTTCGACTGGCAACAGCAGTCTCTTCAACTGTAG